Proteins encoded together in one Malaclemys terrapin pileata isolate rMalTer1 chromosome 16, rMalTer1.hap1, whole genome shotgun sequence window:
- the LOC128824872 gene encoding uncharacterized protein LOC128824872: MKDRGHNRDAQQCRVKIKELRQAYHKAREANGRSGAEPQTCRFYAELRAILGGVATTTPTVCYDSVTGETHREEGSGYEEEEDGGNVDSSQQQGSGETGFPNSQDMFVTLDLEPITPELTQDPEGTRGPLRLVKIIKRKRRTRDDMFTELQMSSHAERAQQNVWRQSTSDFRKAQYEREERWRAELQDEQSKLRAEDDSGVSLQTEGKSRRCSGCWSIKLICSSVWLSCRKGSRSRDRCYSPCVTNSPPPQVP, encoded by the exons atgaaggacagaggccataacagggacgcacagcagtgccgcgtgaaaattaaggagctacggcaagcctaccacaaagccagagaagcaaacggaaggtccggtgcagagccgcaaacttgccgcttctacgcggagctgcgtgccattctagggggtgtagccaccactaccccaacagTGTGCTATGACTcagtcactggagaaacacacagggaagagggttcggggtatgaggaagaagaggatggaggtaatgtagatagctcacagcagcaaggaagcggagaaaccggtttccccaacagccaggatatgtttgtcaccctggacctggaaccaataacccccgaactcacccaagaccctgagggcacacggggacctctg aggctagtgaagattataaagagaaaacggaggacgcgggacgatatgttcacggagctccagatgtcctcccacgctgaaagagcacagcagaatgtgtggaggcagtcaacgtccgacttcagaaaagcacaatatgaacgagaggagaggtggcgggctgaattgcaggatgaacagagcaagttgcgggctgaagatgatagtggtgtcagcttgcagacagaaggcaagagtcgtcgatgctccggctgctggagcatcaaactgatatgctccagtgtatggttgagctgcaggaaaggcagcaggagcagagaccgctgctacagcccctgtgtaaccaacagccctcctccccaagttccatag